From one Anopheles bellator chromosome 1, idAnoBellAS_SP24_06.2, whole genome shotgun sequence genomic stretch:
- the LOC131206441 gene encoding large ribosomal subunit protein uL1, whose translation MTSKVSRDILYECVTEVMKGAKKNHRRFLETVELQIGLKNYDPQKDKRFSGTVKLKYIPRPKMQVCVLGDQQHCDEAKANDIPFMDAEALKKLNKNKKLVKKLAKKYDAFLASESLIKQIPRLLGPGLNKAGKFPGLLGHGESMMAKIDEVKATIKFQMKKVLCLSVAVGHVKMSTDELAQNVHLAINFLVSLLKKHWQNVRSLHIKSSMGSAQRLY comes from the exons ATGAC TTCCAAAGTATCGCGAGACATTCTCTATGAATGCGTCACCGAAGTGATGAAGggcgcgaagaaaaaccaccGCCGCTTTCTGGAGACGGTGGAGCTGCAGATCGGACTGAAGAACTACGATCCCCAGAAGGACAAGCGTTTCTCCGGCACCGTCAA GCTGAAGTACATTCCGCGCCCGAAGATGCAGGTGTGCGTGCTCGGTGACCAGCAGCATTGCGATGAGGCAAAGGCAAACGATATCCCGTTCATGGATGCCGAAGCACTGAAGAAGCTGAACAAGAACAAGAAGCTGGTCAAGAAGCTAGCCAAAAAGTACGATGCTTTTCTGGCTTCCGAGTCGCTGATCAAGCAGATTCCGCGTCTGCTCGGTCCCGGATTGAACAAGGCTGGCAAGTTCCCTGGTCTGTTGGGTCACGGAGAGTCGATGATGGCGAAGATCGACGAAGTCAAGGCCACCATCAAGTTCCAGATGAAGAAGGTCCTCTGTCTGTCGGTGGCTGTTGGCCACGTCAAGATGTCGACCGACGAGCTCGCACAGAACGTGCACTTGGCCATCAATTTCCTCGTTTCGCTGCTGAAGAAGCACTGGCAGAACGTGCGCTCGTTGCACATCAAATCGTCGATGGGTTCGGCCCAGCGTCTGTACTAA
- the LOC131216846 gene encoding oligodendrocyte-myelin glycoprotein, with the protein MRQRLIRDWLVPALLLSVLLLSTSLVHSKDLGYDVLDDDGEDTYADEYDDTYDEDGGDGGTPAEGGLSAGNGDDSDKSIVPSTTTTTTTSSTGTAGPFAAVNFGDVDDNFMDRDQYACPSECSCSEGTKLLNCSHRALTDIPSGLPANMVRLDLSHNNLKRLNVEALQNCTALQALLLAGNAIEQFDKELLLKMDRLSLLDLSSNQLSHLDSDSFGEVSKSLRRLNLSDNPLVLPDSGPFLALPELEELYLVGCNLTELPDETFSELGGLSLLDLFGNQFDEDMSVDVFEPLSNLIKLRLPALSESTVRDLCDKVQRIDVIDITKHNISCFFLASETSFEDSIIVDVPITMPPVSTTREPTTARPTRVPKKNANDIRQEYKSSTSKLQASDLALHTSTAQPPPVRDRSNATAKSSGSPASASITDTGASPVDDGVVKTSATEANKAGDGQDQSLLSSISSETMKQSLMAIIGVTVLGLIIGLICRRTGIKGKLCGTKRRPAPTDQVRPAEEVPLNKV; encoded by the exons ATGAGGCAAAGGTTGATACGGGACTGGCTGGTCCCGGCCCTGCTACTGTCGGTTCTACTCCTATCGACGAG CCTGGTGCACAGTAAGGACCTCGGTTACGACGTGCTGGATGATGACGGGGAAGATACGTACGCGGACGAGTACGACGATACTTACGACGAAGACGGTGGAGACGGTGGCACACCCGCCGAAGGTGGGCTCAGTGCCGGGAATGGCGATGACAGTGACAAATCGATCGTGCCttctaccaccaccacaaccaccaccagtagCACCGGTACTGCGGGTCCTTTCGCAGCAGTTAACTTCGGTGACGTGGACG ATAATTTTATGGATCGGGACCAGTATGCGTGTCCGAGCGAGTGCAGCTGCTCCGAGGGCACGAAGCTGCTAAACTGTTCTCATCGTGCCCTGACCGACATCCCGTCCGGCCTGCCAGCGAACATGGTCCGGCTGGATCTGAGCCACAACAATCTGAAGCGGCTGAACGTGGAGGCGCTGCAGAACTGTACGGCGCTGCaggcactgctgctggccggcaaTGCCATCGAGCAGTTCGACAAGGAGCTGCTGCTTAAGATGGATCGGCTTAGTCTGTTGGACTTGTCCTCGAATCAACTATCGCATCTCGATAGTGACAGTTTTGGCGAGGTCAGCAAATCGCTCCGCAGGTTAAACCTTAGCGACAAtccgctggtgctgccggaTAGTGGGCCATTCCTGGCGCTACCGGAACTGGAGGAACTGTATCTGGTCGGTTGCAATCTGACCGAGCTGCCAGATGAAACGTTTAGCGAGCTCGGAGGCCTCTCCCTGCTCGATCTCTTCGGCAATCAGTTCGATGAG GATATGAGCGTGGATGTGTTTGAGCCACTGAGCAATTTGATCAAACTGAGGCTTCCCGCCCTGTCGGAGAGCACGGTCCGTGACCTGTGCGATAAGGTGCAGAGGATCGATGTAATCGACATAACAAAGCACAACATCAGCTGCTTCTTCCTGGCATCGGAGACTTCCTTTGAGGATAGCATCATAGTGGATGTGCCAATAACGATGCCACCAGTGAGCACAACCAGAG AGCCAACTACAGCGCGGCCGACCAGGGTCCCGAAGAAGAATGCGAACGACATTCGGCAGGAGTATAAATCGTCCACCTCCAAGTTGCAGGCTTCGGATTTGGCCCTGCACACTTCCACCGCCCAGCCACCACCGGTGCGGGACCGCAGCAACGCAACGGCCAAATCTTCCGGATCACCGGCGTCCGCGTCGATCACGGATACCGGTGCTTCGCCGGTGGACGATGGGGTCGTGAAAACCTCGGCGACAGAAGCCAACAAGGCAGGGGATGGCCAAGATCAGTCACTGCTGTCGTCGATCTCTTCCGAAACGATGAAGCAGTCGCTGATGGCCATCATTGGCGTAACCGTTTTGGGCCTCATCATTGGACTCATCTGCCGGCGAACCGGTATTAAGGGCAAACTATGCGGCACCAAGCGACGTCCAGCACCCACCGATCAGGTGCGACCGGCCGAGGAGGTGCCACTCAACAAGGTGTAG